The genomic segment TCTTGTCTTTTAATATGTCTATTTTGTGAATTGTATTGTTCAACACTTTGTTCATTTTTGTCTACAAAGAAAAAGGGAATCAACGGTATAATGGAGATTGGATCAAGGGCAACATTTAATAGATAAAAATTGGTATTTCATATTGACACAAAACGTACATATGACGACGCCCAGCGAGTGTGGTTTCGTCCAAAAAATTTCCATTTGGAAGGGAGGATATAAACATGGGAAATGCACATCAAATGCACGAGATGTCATCAGGAATGGGGCCAGCGTCCTTTTCGGACTTGTGGAGCCCTGACGTGATGCTTTTGACGCTGATTGTAGCAACCGCTTACTTTCTCATAACAGGTCCCATGCATAAACGTTTTGCCAATGCTACACCGGCTACGACGAAGCAACGCTTACTTTTTGTATTGGCAATCGTGTTGTTTTACGCCGCACAAGGAAGCCCTATCAGTTATTACGGCCATCATTACATGTTTAGTTTGCACATGCTCCAACAATCGATCTTGTACTTTGCCCTGCCACCGCTTATGCTTCTGGCAATGCCTGAATGGCTTTTGGCCAAGATTTTCCGTCCGAAAGCACTGAAGTTTATCCTTAACTCTTTGACACATCCGTTAGTAGCAGCGCTGTTGTTCAACTCACTATTTTCCTTCTACCATGTTCCGTTTATTTTCGATGCCATCGCGATCAATCATGAATGGATGACGTTTTATCATGTCATTCTCGTGATTGCAGCATTTGCGATGTGGTGGCCAATTGTGAGTCCGTTGTCTGATAACAAGCGACAACTGGCCGGATTGAAAAAACTGTCGTACGTTTTTGCAAATGGTGTCTTGATTACGCCAGCCTGTGCGCTGATTATTTTTGCTTCGGAACCACTGTACACTACGTATATAGCTGCTCCACAGCTATTCCAGAGCCTCGACGCGTTTAACGACCAGCGTCTTGGCGGAATCATTATGAAGCTGGTACAGGAGCTTGTTTACGGCTGTGTGCTGGCCTATGTCTTCTACCATTGGTACAAGGCAGAGAAGCAGGACGACATGCCGATGGATCAATCTTTCGGTGCGGAAAAGCCGACTTTTTAAATACGCGCGAACAGCAGAAACGTTTGTTGAATGAGGTGAAAAAATGGGGCTCCTATTGCCTACGGTAAGTACGGCTTTTATCGTCATTAGCGGAATACTCGTTGCGATTGGCTGGTACGCCATTGCGAAAAAGCAAGTAGAAAAGCATATGAAGATTATGAAATGGGCTGCGATCTGTGCCACGATCTTCTTCATCACGTATGTTTCCAGAACGGCTTTTATCGGAAACACGCATTTTGGCGGACCAGACAGCATCAAGCCAATCTATCAGACGTTCTTGTTCTTCCACATCATTCTGGCAACAGTCGGTGGTGTGATGGGCCTGATTACACTCAGATACGCTTACACGAAAAACTATGCTTCTCATCGTAAGATCGGTCCTTGGACGTCCATTGTTTGGTTTGTCACTTCCATTACAGGAGCTGCGGTTTATCTGCTGCTGTACTGGATTTATCCAGGTGGCGAGACGTCTGGCGTGCTGGATGTAATTTTTGGTAAGTAGTCGTTTCGGATGTTCAGATAGAAGGAAACAGGAGGTACAAAACGTGGACCAGCAAATGACCGTGCAGGAATCGCTTGATACCGATGCTTCTTTGCAGACACAGCCGGTAGGGCCTGCTACCTTTCGAGATTACGTACAACTGACGAAGCCTGGTATTACCCTGTCAAACTTGATGACCACTTTTGCTGCTTTATGGTTAGCGTCCTACGGTTATCCGAACTGGAAACTGGCTTTTTTCACCATGCTAGGAACCGCTTTGGTCATTATGTCGGGTGCGGCTTTGAACAATTTCTACGACCGTGATCTAGACAAAAAAATGAAGCGGACGCAAAATCGTGCGGTAGCGACCGGAAGAATTTCTGCACGTAACGCGATCCTCTTAGGAATCGGCCTGCTGTTGGCAGGGGTTACTGTGTTGGCTGTATATGCGAATCCCTTGGCGGCGGTTTGGGGATTGATCGGTCACATTTTTTACGTGTTGATTTACACGCCGCTGAAACGAGTGACCACTCTCAATACGGTGATTGGCGGTATTTCAGGTGCAGCTCCTCCGGTGATTGGGTGGGTAGCGGTAACAGGCACCATGGACATGACTGCTTGGCTGTTGTTCCTGGTCTTGTTCTTGTGGCAGCCACCCCATTTTTTGGCGTTGGCCATGCTGAAAACAGAAGAATACCGTGCAGGTAATCTGCCGATGCTACCGGTAGTAAAAGGCTTTGCCGAGACGAAACGACAAATGGTGCTGTGGGGTTCGGTGTTGTTCCCGGCTTCTTTGCTGCTGTTTGTCCATGCCAGCCTAGGCTATGTGTATTTGCTCATCATGGGCGTGATGGGGATTGTGTACCTGGTTCTGCTTTTCCAAGGGTTTAAAACCAAGGATGAACTTGCTTGGGCACGCAAACTGTTCGGTTATTCCATCCTTTATTTGACCGTGTTTTGTGCAGCGATCGTCATTAGTACCATGGTCAACTATTATTGACACGAAACACTCACTAAATGTTCACGGAACATCCCTTGCTTAGCAGGGGATGTTTCATTATCGTAAAAGAGGACATAGAACGAGGTGTTGTTTGATCCTCACAAGAAACAGGGTGAATTACTATGGAAAAATGGCTGAA from the Brevibacillus brevis genome contains:
- a CDS encoding cytochrome c oxidase assembly protein codes for the protein MGNAHQMHEMSSGMGPASFSDLWSPDVMLLTLIVATAYFLITGPMHKRFANATPATTKQRLLFVLAIVLFYAAQGSPISYYGHHYMFSLHMLQQSILYFALPPLMLLAMPEWLLAKIFRPKALKFILNSLTHPLVAALLFNSLFSFYHVPFIFDAIAINHEWMTFYHVILVIAAFAMWWPIVSPLSDNKRQLAGLKKLSYVFANGVLITPACALIIFASEPLYTTYIAAPQLFQSLDAFNDQRLGGIIMKLVQELVYGCVLAYVFYHWYKAEKQDDMPMDQSFGAEKPTF
- a CDS encoding DUF420 domain-containing protein, yielding MGLLLPTVSTAFIVISGILVAIGWYAIAKKQVEKHMKIMKWAAICATIFFITYVSRTAFIGNTHFGGPDSIKPIYQTFLFFHIILATVGGVMGLITLRYAYTKNYASHRKIGPWTSIVWFVTSITGAAVYLLLYWIYPGGETSGVLDVIFGK
- the cyoE gene encoding heme o synthase, whose product is MDQQMTVQESLDTDASLQTQPVGPATFRDYVQLTKPGITLSNLMTTFAALWLASYGYPNWKLAFFTMLGTALVIMSGAALNNFYDRDLDKKMKRTQNRAVATGRISARNAILLGIGLLLAGVTVLAVYANPLAAVWGLIGHIFYVLIYTPLKRVTTLNTVIGGISGAAPPVIGWVAVTGTMDMTAWLLFLVLFLWQPPHFLALAMLKTEEYRAGNLPMLPVVKGFAETKRQMVLWGSVLFPASLLLFVHASLGYVYLLIMGVMGIVYLVLLFQGFKTKDELAWARKLFGYSILYLTVFCAAIVISTMVNYY